From a region of the Bradyrhizobium sp. KBS0727 genome:
- the rocD gene encoding ornithine--oxo-acid transaminase yields the protein MSGDRAMDTSLETRFGAGNYAPLPVTLVRGEGVYVWDESGRRYIDMMGAYSAVSFGHCHPRLVKALTEQAQRLDTISRAYFSDRLGPFLARACDLTGMDAALPMNSGAEAVETALKAARKWAYKVKGVPTDRAEIIAAEGNFHGRTISIVGFSSVAQYRDGFGPFPAGFKLVPFGNAAALAAAITAETAAFLVEPIQGEGGINVPPPGYLSDVARICRANNVLLLCDEVQSGLGRTGRLLACQHDGVQPDGLMLGKALGGGLLPVSLFLARRDVMDVFTPGDHGSTFGGNPIAAAVGLAALDTLIDERLVEHATSVGAHLLRRLAAIDNPLIREVRGRGLFAGVELYRNMADAGAVVRRLIPAGVLTKDTHRNTIRFAPPLIINEAQIDWAVGRFAKVLEEVASSPVDTHHEHEASSSM from the coding sequence ATGAGCGGTGATCGCGCGATGGATACCAGCCTTGAAACCCGTTTCGGTGCCGGAAACTATGCGCCCTTACCGGTCACCCTCGTCCGCGGGGAAGGGGTTTATGTCTGGGACGAGAGCGGCCGTCGCTACATCGATATGATGGGAGCCTACTCCGCGGTCAGTTTCGGCCATTGTCATCCGCGTCTCGTCAAGGCGCTGACCGAGCAGGCCCAGCGCCTCGACACGATTTCGCGGGCCTATTTCAGCGACCGGTTGGGACCCTTCCTTGCCCGGGCCTGCGACCTCACCGGCATGGACGCGGCTTTGCCGATGAATAGCGGCGCGGAGGCCGTGGAGACGGCGCTCAAGGCGGCCCGCAAATGGGCTTACAAGGTCAAGGGCGTGCCAACCGATCGGGCGGAAATCATCGCCGCGGAAGGCAACTTCCACGGCCGCACCATCTCGATCGTCGGTTTTTCATCCGTGGCCCAATATCGCGATGGCTTCGGGCCGTTTCCGGCTGGCTTCAAGCTCGTGCCGTTCGGCAACGCGGCCGCGCTGGCCGCCGCGATCACGGCCGAAACCGCGGCGTTTCTGGTCGAACCCATTCAAGGTGAGGGCGGCATCAACGTGCCGCCGCCCGGTTATCTGTCCGACGTCGCGCGAATCTGCCGGGCCAACAATGTGCTGCTGCTGTGCGACGAGGTGCAGAGCGGCCTGGGACGCACCGGCCGGTTGCTGGCATGTCAGCATGACGGCGTGCAGCCTGACGGACTGATGCTCGGCAAGGCCCTCGGCGGCGGGCTTCTGCCGGTGTCGTTGTTCCTGGCCCGCCGGGACGTCATGGACGTCTTTACGCCGGGCGATCACGGCAGCACGTTCGGAGGCAATCCGATCGCGGCGGCCGTCGGGCTGGCCGCGCTCGACACCTTGATCGACGAACGGTTGGTGGAACACGCGACGAGCGTTGGCGCGCATCTGCTGCGCAGGCTCGCCGCGATCGACAATCCGCTCATTCGCGAGGTGCGCGGGCGCGGCCTGTTCGCCGGCGTCGAACTGTACCGGAATATGGCAGATGCCGGTGCGGTCGTCAGGCGCCTGATTCCGGCTGGCGTGCTGACAAAGGACACCCATCGCAACACCATACGCTTTGCGCCGCCGTTGATCATCAACGAGGCGCAGATTGACTGGGCCGTGGGCAGGTTCGCCAAAGTTCTGGAGGAGGTCGCGTCATCGCCGGTCGACACGCATCACGAACATGAGGCCTCCAGCTCGATGTGA
- a CDS encoding AMP nucleosidase, with amino-acid sequence MKDKKDIVENWLPRYTGTPLSEFGEYVLLTNFDNYVEWFATAHGGLVKGIDRPMPNATADGITLINFGMGSPNAATVMDLLSAIAPKAVLFLGKCGGLKRKNQIGDLILPIAAIRGEGTSNDYLPPEVPALPAFQLQRAVSTMIRDLGQDYWTGTVYTTNRRVWEHDDRFRDMLRRTRSMAIDMETATIFAAGFANHISTGALLLVSDQPMIPEGVKTEMSDRAVTENYVEMHIRIGMEALKLVRRRGRSVKHLRFEDDFDRGHET; translated from the coding sequence ATGAAAGACAAGAAGGACATCGTCGAAAACTGGCTGCCGCGATACACCGGCACGCCGCTTTCCGAATTCGGGGAATATGTTCTCCTGACCAACTTCGACAATTACGTCGAATGGTTCGCCACGGCGCATGGCGGCCTGGTAAAGGGCATCGATCGACCGATGCCCAACGCGACGGCCGACGGAATTACCCTGATCAACTTCGGCATGGGAAGCCCGAATGCCGCGACCGTGATGGATCTGCTAAGCGCCATCGCGCCGAAAGCGGTATTGTTTCTCGGCAAATGTGGCGGATTGAAACGCAAAAATCAGATCGGCGACTTGATTCTGCCGATCGCAGCCATTCGGGGCGAGGGCACCTCGAACGACTACCTGCCGCCGGAGGTCCCGGCGTTGCCCGCGTTCCAGCTGCAACGCGCGGTGTCGACGATGATCCGGGATCTCGGTCAGGACTATTGGACAGGTACGGTGTACACGACCAATCGTCGCGTCTGGGAACACGATGATCGCTTCAGGGATATGCTGCGTCGAACCCGAAGCATGGCGATCGACATGGAGACCGCTACCATCTTCGCGGCGGGATTCGCCAATCACATTTCGACCGGCGCGCTGCTGCTTGTGTCCGATCAGCCAATGATTCCCGAGGGTGTGAAGACTGAAATGTCGGATCGCGCGGTGACCGAGAATTATGTCGAAATGCATATCAGAATCGGGATGGAGGCCCTGAAACTCGTGCGTCGCCGTGGCCGCAGCGTCAAGCATCTGCGCTTCGAAGACGATTTCGACCGCGGGCATGAGACATAA
- a CDS encoding CBS domain-containing protein — MKVKDVMHRGVDWVSPNTPVSEIAKLMREQDIGCIPIGENDRLIGMVTDRDIVCKGLTRSDFDARQTMARDVMTDGIHCCREDDDLAKAVHHMEKLQLRRLPVINKSKRMVGIVSLGDVSHQASGDLLSECVKSVSAHH; from the coding sequence ATGAAAGTCAAAGACGTAATGCACCGGGGTGTCGACTGGGTCAGCCCCAACACCCCCGTCAGCGAAATCGCAAAATTGATGCGGGAGCAAGACATCGGCTGCATTCCGATCGGGGAGAACGACCGACTGATCGGAATGGTGACCGACCGCGATATCGTCTGCAAAGGGCTCACCAGGAGCGACTTCGATGCGCGCCAAACGATGGCGCGCGATGTGATGACCGACGGCATCCATTGTTGCCGCGAGGACGATGACCTCGCAAAGGCGGTGCATCACATGGAGAAGCTGCAACTCCGCAGGCTGCCCGTGATCAACAAGAGCAAGCGGATGGTGGGCATCGTCAGCCTGGGTGACGTCAGCCATCAGGCGTCCGGTGACTTGCTGTCCGAGTGCGTCAAGAGCGTATCGGCCCATCACTGA
- a CDS encoding anthrone oxygenase family protein, whose amino-acid sequence MNIPAFWAPVAPLYALSALAALGLALRAGSQGVALIVSTVCAVAAVAWTLLYFRPTIERFLEAGGGNTPTERLQIEARRWIRLNWIRVGLVAISWWGALSAVARHG is encoded by the coding sequence ATGAATATCCCAGCGTTCTGGGCCCCCGTGGCTCCGCTGTACGCGTTGAGCGCGCTCGCTGCGTTGGGTCTTGCCCTTCGCGCGGGAAGTCAAGGGGTAGCCCTCATCGTTTCTACCGTATGCGCCGTCGCTGCCGTTGCGTGGACCTTGCTGTACTTTCGCCCCACCATCGAACGGTTTCTTGAAGCGGGAGGCGGGAACACTCCAACCGAACGCCTGCAAATCGAGGCTCGCCGCTGGATCCGACTCAATTGGATCCGCGTAGGGCTGGTCGCAATTTCTTGGTGGGGAGCCCTCAGCGCCGTGGCGAGGCACGGATGA
- a CDS encoding aminoacyl-tRNA deacylase: MSIAPTLQKYLAAENIQYELIPHEISMTSTRTAEACHIPGDRLAKGIVLRRDSEYMLAVLPASHHLRLSELRTKLGDNVHIADATEIVQLFGDCAHGAIPAVGKCYGLDIIVDDSIGAQPDIYMEAGDHETLLHMGHAQFSRLTADAPHGRFSAHD, translated from the coding sequence ATGTCCATTGCTCCCACGCTCCAAAAATATCTGGCGGCCGAAAACATCCAGTACGAGCTGATCCCGCACGAAATCAGCATGACGTCCACGCGTACCGCGGAGGCATGCCATATACCCGGCGATCGTCTCGCCAAAGGCATCGTGTTGCGGCGCGACAGCGAATATATGCTGGCCGTCCTGCCCGCATCGCACCACCTGCGCCTGTCGGAACTGAGGACAAAACTCGGTGACAACGTTCACATCGCCGATGCAACCGAGATCGTTCAGCTGTTCGGCGACTGTGCCCACGGCGCGATTCCTGCCGTCGGCAAATGTTACGGGCTCGATATCATCGTCGACGACAGCATCGGAGCCCAGCCGGACATCTATATGGAAGCAGGCGATCACGAGACGCTGCTCCATATGGGTCACGCGCAGTTTTCGCGGCTGACGGCCGATGCACCGCACGGGCGCTTTAGCGCGCACGACTGA
- a CDS encoding ABC transporter substrate-binding protein produces the protein MKRRDFITLVAGAIVEWPFVSMAQEAGRIYRFGILEPFADTPVSLRRIDELRRRGFIEGQNLTIYRRDFGLHIDLISQYAAELGKAQVDVIEAAGSVATRAAQQATKEIPIIGVADDMVGEGLVDSLSRPNGNTTGVSILATELDGKRQELLIEAVPGLRRMAALADSNATAEAKLAALQEAARASNVELSIHRVAKGEEIAGAIDMARASGAKALNVLASPMLFANGQLIMDRVSALRLPAIYQWAEMAEGSGFAAYGPRITQIPEITIRQAAMLFRGARIADIPVEQPTKFELVINLKTANALGVTVPPALLARADKVIE, from the coding sequence GTGAAACGCCGTGATTTCATCACGCTGGTCGCTGGCGCAATAGTGGAATGGCCGTTCGTTTCGATGGCGCAGGAAGCGGGGCGCATCTATCGTTTCGGTATCTTGGAGCCCTTTGCGGATACGCCCGTGTCATTGCGACGTATCGACGAACTACGCCGCCGTGGCTTCATTGAAGGCCAAAACCTCACAATTTATCGCCGCGATTTCGGGCTCCACATTGATCTGATTTCGCAATATGCGGCGGAGCTGGGCAAAGCCCAGGTCGACGTCATCGAAGCCGCCGGGAGTGTGGCAACTCGTGCCGCACAGCAGGCTACGAAAGAAATTCCGATCATCGGAGTTGCAGACGATATGGTCGGGGAAGGATTAGTAGACTCGCTGTCCCGGCCGAATGGCAATACAACCGGCGTCAGTATCCTCGCTACCGAGCTTGACGGAAAGCGGCAGGAACTCCTGATCGAAGCGGTGCCGGGGCTTCGCCGCATGGCGGCCCTGGCTGACTCCAACGCAACAGCAGAAGCGAAGCTTGCCGCGCTTCAAGAGGCGGCACGCGCAAGCAACGTCGAGCTTTCAATTCACCGTGTTGCCAAAGGCGAGGAGATCGCAGGAGCGATCGACATGGCACGGGCATCTGGGGCCAAGGCGCTCAACGTTTTGGCATCGCCTATGCTCTTCGCCAATGGTCAGCTCATTATGGACCGCGTCTCAGCGCTGCGCCTGCCTGCCATCTATCAATGGGCCGAAATGGCGGAGGGAAGCGGCTTCGCCGCCTACGGACCGCGTATCACTCAAATTCCAGAGATTACTATCCGACAGGCCGCCATGCTCTTTCGCGGTGCCAGGATTGCCGACATCCCGGTCGAGCAGCCGACCAAGTTCGAGCTGGTGATAAACCTGAAGACCGCCAATGCGCTCGGCGTCACGGTGCCTCCGGCGTTACTGGCTCGCGCCGACAAGGTGATCGAGTGA